The sequence below is a genomic window from Blastococcus sp. Marseille-P5729.
CACGCCGACCAGGATGCTGGGTGCCCACGCGGCCTGTTCCGCCAGGTACGCCAGCCATCGGCTAAGGGCATTGCCCAGGAAGGTCCCGACCTCGCCTCCGTCGTACACCGGCTGGCGGATCGCCGCCAGGCACGCCCCCCAGCTCGCCGCGCCGAGAAAGCTGACGAGCTGAAAGACCGGCCACGGAAGCTCCACCAGGCGCGACGCCAGGCCCAGCACGAGCATCGCCGTCATCGCGGCCGGTAACGCGGGCGTGAGATCGGGGCGCACCGCGCCGTGCAGGCCCAGTGCCTGGATCGACAGCTCCACCGGCTGCAGCGAGGTCACGATCAGCACCGCAGTCAGCAGGAGCGCCAGCCAGACAACGAGATCGGCGCGCACCGGCCTCCGCACTCTGAGCACCTCCGCCTCGTCGTCATGCCGCACAATGGATCACCGTGACCGCGACGCGGCTCGCCACCCAGTCATGGTACGAGCAGCCGCCCCACTTCTCGGGGATCAGCGGGGCACGGACGAGGAGTGGTGATGTACCCGATGGGCGGCGGCGCATGGTCCACCATGCGCTCCTTTCGTGGCCGCGACCAGGCGGCGGCGCGCAGCAGGCTCACCCCGGGCACGCTACGCCGGATCGCCGGCTTCGCTCGCCCGTTCCGCGCCGAGCTGATCTGGTTCCTACTGCTGACGATCTTCGCGGCCGTCATCGCGGTCGTGACCCCGCTGCTGGCCGGTGACGTCGTCAACGAGATCACCGGCACGGGGGACGAGCGGCGGACGACGATCATCTGGCTCGCGGTGATCATCGCGGGCCTAGCGATCCTGGACGCCGTCCTGTCGCTGAGCAGCCGGTACTATTCCGCCCGGATCGGCGAAGGGCTGATCTACCACATGCGGTCGCTGGTGTTCGCGCACGTCCAGCGGATGTCGATCGCGTTCTTCACCCGCGCGCAGACCGGTGCGCTCGTCACCCGCCTCAACAACGACATCAATGGCGCGCAGCAGGCGTTCACGTCGACGCTCGCCGGCGTGGTGTCGAACGTGATCGGGCTGGTGCTGACCGTCGGCGTGATGCTCACGCTGTCCTGGCAGGTGACGCTGCTGTCGCTGGTGCTGCTCCCGGTGTTCATCATCCCGGCCCGCAAGGTCGGCAACCGGCTGGCCGAGATGACTCGGGAGAGCTTCGCGCTCAACGCCAGCATGAACACGACGATGACCGAACGGTTCAACGTCGCCGGCGCGCTGCTGGTGAATCTGTTCGGTCGGCCTGCTGACGAGCAGACCTACTTCCAGGCCCGGGCCGGCCGAGTCCGCGACATCGGCGTCACCACCGCGATGTACAGTCGCGCCTTCCTCGTTGCGCTGACGCTGGTGGCGGCCCTCGCGCAGGCGCTGACGTACGGCGTCGGCGGCGTGCTCGCCGTCGACGGTCACCTTGACGCCGGCGCAGTGGTCTCGCTCGCGCTGCTGCTCACCCGGCTGTACGGACCGCTCACCGCGCTGTCCAACGTGCGGGTTGACGTGATGAGCGCCCTCGTCTCGTTCGAGCGGGTCTTCGAGGTGCTCGATCTCGAGCCGGCCATCACCGACAAGACCGACGCGAAGCAGCTCCCCCCGGGCGCGGCACGGGTCGAGCTGGACGACGTCCGGTTCAGCTACCCAGCCGCGCAAGATGTCTCGCTGGCCTCCTTGGAGGACGTCGCGCTCCCCGAGAAGTCTGCGAGCCAGCCGGTGCTGCACGGCGTGAGCTTCACCGCCGAGCCGGGGCAGATGGTCGCGCTCGTCGGACCCTCTGGTGCGGGCAAGACGACGATCACCCAGCTGGTGCCGCGGATCTACGACGTCACTGCGGGTGCCGTCCGCGTCGGCGGGACCGACGTCCGGGACCTGCGGCTGCAGTCACTGCGTGACCAGATCGGTGTCGTGTCGCAGGACGCGCACCTGTTCCACGACTCCATTCGCGCGAACCTCGCATACGCGAGACCCGACGCGACCGAGCGGCAGATGGTGGACGCGCTGACCGCGGCGCAGATCTGGCCGCTGGTCTCCTCGCTTCCCGAGGGCCTGGACACCGTGGTCGGCGACCGCGGCTACCGGTTGTCCGGCGGTGAGAAGCAGCGCCTGGCGATCGCCCGGGTGCTGCTGAAGGCGCCGGCGATCGTGGTGCTCGACGAGGCCACCGCTCACCTGGACAGCGAGTCCGAGGCGGCGGTGCAGCGCGCCCTCGCGGCGGCGCTGGTCGGTCGGACGTCGATCGTGATCGCCCACCGGCTGTCGACCATCCGGCAGGCCGATCAGATCGTCGTCCTCGAGCGGGGCAGGGTCGTGCAGCGCGGCACCCACGACGAGCTGCTCGCCCAGGGTGGGCTGTACGCCGAGCTGTACCGGACCCAGTTCGCGCTGAGCTGACCGATGAGGGCTGTCGCGGACGCTGCTAGAGCAGGGCACGCAGGATGAGGACGATCGATGCCAATGCCGAGACCGCCAGCACGCCGGTTCTGATCCGCTCCGGATCGACCCGGTTGCGCACCCAGAGCGAGCCGATGAAGCCCACCGTCACGAACGGCAGCACGGCGAGCCCGATCCGGACCTGATGACCGGACAGCTCACCGGCGAAGGCCAACGCGCTGAGCGAGACGATGCTGCCGATCAGGAAGTAGACGGCCATCGTGCAGCGCAGCATCGAGGGCCGCTGGTTCTGGTAGACCAGCGCCATCGGCGGGCCGCCGATCGACGTCGCGGTACCGCCCACGCCTGACACCAGCGCCCCGATGCTGAGCGCAGCCGGACTGGGTCGCGGCTTCCATCGGATGACGCTGAGCACGACCGCGCTGATCACGAACACGCCCACCATGAGCCCGAGCACGTCGGGGGTCGCGACGACGACCAGCCAGGTGCCCAGCGCCGTCCCCGCGAAGCGCCACGGGAAGGCCCACGCCAGGCCCTTCCAGTCGATGTCGTCATGCTCGCGGATCAGCGTCAGCACCGGCAGCGCGATCGAGGTGATGATCAGCATCCCCGGGACCAGGCTCTGGTCTAGCAGCGCGATGACCGGCGAGGCGATCAGCGCCATCCCCAGACCGATCACGCCCTGCACCACGGCGCCGATGCCGACGAGCAGCCCGCAGGACACCACGAGCGCCCAGGTGCTCATGCGGGTGGTCCTTCCGGTCGGTGGGCGGCCAGGAATGACCCGGGCCCTCTCACGCAGGGTGAGAGGGCCCGAGCCGAGCCTTGGAGCAGCAGCGGCTACTTGCGCAGCAGCGAGCGCAGGACGTACTGCATGATGCCGCCGTTGCGGTAGTAGTCGGCCTCACCCGGGGTGTCGATGCGGACGATCGCCTCGAACTCGCGGGGCTCGCCGACGCCGGAGACCTTGACGGTCACGGTGCGCGGCGTCTGACCGTCGTTGAGCTTCTCCAGCCCGACGATGTCCAGGGTCTCCTCACCGGTCAGCCCCAGGGAGTCGGCGTTCTCGCCGTCCGAGAACTGGAGTGGGATGACGCCCATACCGATCAGGTTGGAGCGGTGGATCCGCTCGTACGACTCGGCGATGACGGCCTTGACGCCCAGCAGCGCGGTGCCCTTGGCAGCCCAGTCGCGCGACGAGCCCGAGCCGTACTCCTTGCCCGCCAGCACCACCAGCGGAATGCCGGCGTCCTGGTAGGCGACCGAGGCGTCATAGATCGTCGTCTGCTCGCCGTCGGCCAGCCAGTTGCGGGTGAAGCCGCCCTGGACGCCGTCCAGCAGCAGGTTGCGCAACCGGATGTTGGCGAACGTGCCGCGGATCATGACCTCGTGGTTGCCGCGGCGCGAACCGTAGCTGTTGAAGTCCAGCCGCTTCACGCCGTGCTCCTGCAGGTACTTGCCCGCTGGGGAGTCGGCCTTGATCGCGCCGGCCGGCGAGATGTGGTCGGTCGTCACCGAGTCACCGAGCTTGGCCAGCACCCGGGCGCCGGAGATGTCCTCCACCGGTGCCGGCTCGGCCGGCATGTCCTCGAAGTAGGGCGGGCGACGCACGTAGGTCGAGTCCTCGTCCCACTCGAACAGGTCACCGCTCGGGGTCTCCAACGACTTCCAGCGCTCGTCGCCGGCGAACACGTCCGCGTAACCCTTGGTGAACATCTCCGAGGAGACCGCCTCGTCGATGACCTTCTGAACCTCGGCCGGTGCCGGCCAGATGTCACGCAGGTAGACGGGGTTGCCGTCGGTGTCTTCGCCCAGGGGATCGTTCTGCAGGTCGATGTCCATGGTGCCCGCGAGCGCGTAGGCGATGACCAGCGGCGGTGAAGCCAGGTAGTTCATCTTCACATCGGGGTTGATGCGGCCCTCGAAGTTGCGGTTGCCCGACAGCACCGAGACGACCGAGAGGTCCTCCTCGTTGACCGCGGCCGAGATCTTGTCCGGCAGCGGTCCGGAGTTGCCGATGCAGGTGGTGCAGCCGTAGCCCACCAGGTAGAAGCCGGCCTTCTCGAGGTAGGGGGTCAGCCCGGCGCGGTCGTAGTAGTCCATGACGACCTGCGACCCGGGGGCGAGGGTGGTCTTGACCCACGGCTTGCGGTTCAGTCCGCGGTCGACGGCGTTCTTGGCCAGCAGCGCCGCGCCGATCATCACCGACGGGTTGGAGGTGTTGGTGCACGAGGTGATCGAGGCGATCGCGACGGCGCCGTGGTCGAGCTCGAAGGAGGTGCCGTCCTCGAGGGTGACGGGGACCTTCTTGCTCGGCCGGTGGTTCGGGTCGCCGTCCTCGACCGGCGGTGCCACCGGCTCGCGTTCGGTCGACGGGGGGTCGGAGGCCGGGAAGCTGCCGTTACCGTCGGCCTGCTTGGTCGGGTTCTCCCGGTTCTCGACGTACGCCGGCAGCGCCTCGCGGAAGGCGGTCTTGGCGTCGGAGAGCGCGATGCGGTCCTGCGGACGCTTCGGGCCGGCGATCGACGGGACGACGCTGCCGAGGTCGAGCTCGAGGTACTCGGAGAACTCCGGCTCGTTGCTCGGGTCGTGCCACAGGCCCTGCGCCTTGGCGTAGGCCTCGACCAGCGCGACGTGCTCGTCGGAGCGGCCGGTGAACGCCAGGTAGCGGGTGGTCTCCTCGTCGATCGGGAAGATCGCGGCGGTCGAGCCGAACTCCGGGCTCATGTTGCCGATGGTGGCGCGGTTGGCCAGCGGGACGGCGCCTACGCCGTCGCCGTAGAACTCGACGAACTTGCCGACGACGCCGTGCTCGCGGAGCATCTCGGTGATGGTCAGCACGAGGTCGGTGGCGGTGGCGCCGTCCGGTAGCTCCCCGGAGAGCTTGAAGCCGACGACGCGGGGGATCAGCATCGATACCGGCTGGCCCAGCATGGCCGCTTCCGCCTCGATGCCGCCGACGCCCCAGCCGAGCACGCCCAGGCCGTTGACCATCGTGGTGTGCGAGTCGGTGCCGACGACGGTGTCGGGGTAGGCCTGGCCGCCGCGGGCGAACACCACCCGTGCGAGGTGCTCGATGTTGACCTGGTGGACGATGCCGGTGCCCGGGGGAACGACCTTGAACTCGTCGAAGGCGGTCTGGCCCCAGCGCAGGAACTGATAGCGCTCCTTGTTGCGCTCGTACTCGATGTCGACATTGCGCTCGAAGGCGTCGGCGCGTCCGAACACGTCTGCGATGACCGAGTGATCGATGACCAGCTCAGCCGGGGCGAGCGGGTTGATCTTGGCCGCGTCGCCGCCGAGCTGGGTCATCGCCTCGCGCATCGTGGCGAGGTCGACGATGCAAGGAACGCCGGTGAAGTCCTGCATGATCACGCGCGAGGGGGTGAACTGGATCTCGGTTGCCGGCTCGGCCTTGGCCTCCCACTTGCCCAGCGCCTCGATCTGCGCGGCGGTGACGTTCGCACCGTCCTCGGTGCGCAGCAGGTTCTCGAGCAGAACTTTCAGGCTGAAGGGCAGCTTCGCCGAGCCATCGACCTTCGTGATGTCGAAGATCTCGTAGTCGGTACCGCCGACGCTCAAGGTCGTCCTGGCGTCGAAGCTGTTCTTGCTCGGATTCCTCACACCGTTCTCCTCACGTCTGCGCCTGATGGGCGCGCATGCATCCACCGATATCCTTCCAGTGTCCCAGCAGAACATGAACTCCGGGTTGAGGGGGCTCGGGCGGAGTGGGCTCAGCAGCGTAAGCGCGCTGCGCACGAGCCGTCTGGACCCGGCGGTAGGCTTCGGTGTACGAGACCCGGGAGGAATCATGCGAGTCCCTCTGACCTTGCAGCACTTCATCGATCGTGCCGAGACGGTCTTCCACGACCGGCCGGCGATCATCGACGAGCCGGACCAGCCCGCCGACCCGCTCGACATCACCTACGGGGAGATGGCCAGGCGCGCCCGAGCGATCAAGGCCGGTCTCGACGAGCTGGGCATCGCGCCGGGCGAGCGGGTGGGCATCGTCAGCCACAACGCCGGCCGGATGTTCGAGCTGTTCTACTCGGTACCCACCTCAGGGCGGATCTACGTGCCGATCAACTTCCGGCTGCGCCCCGACGAGGTCCAGTTCATCGTCGAGCACTCGGGCTGCAAGGTGCTGCTGATGGACGAGGAGCTCGCGCCGTCCCTGCGCAGCGTCTACGCCAAGCACAAGATCGTGATCGGCAAGGAGTCTGACGAGGCTCTGCTGCGCTTCGACAAGGAGCACCGCCCGTGGGAGGCGGACGAGGACGCCCCTGCAGTCATCAACTACACCTCCGGCACGACCAGCAACCCGAAGGGCGTCGTGCAGACCCACCGGTCGCTGTGGGTGAACGCGACCACGTTCGCGATGCACATGGGCGTCACCGATCGCGACGTCTACCTGCACACCCTCCCGCTGTTCCACTGCAACGGATGGGGCATGGGGTTCTCCACCACCGCGTTCGGCGTCCCGCAGGTGATGATCCGCAAGATCGACGGCAAGGAGATCCTCAACCGGGTCCAGCAGCACGGGCTGACCCTCGCCTGCGGTGCGCCCGCCGTATGGAACATGGTGCTCGACGCCGCCGCCGAGTGGGACGGCGAGGTTCCCGGCAAGGATCAGATGCGGCTCGTGGTGGCTGGCGCCGCGCCGCCGACCCGCACCATCCAGCGGATCATGGACGACCTCGGCTGGGAGTTCAACCAGATCTACGGCCTGACCGAGACTTCGCCGCTGCTGACCATCAACCGGGTGCGCAAGGAGGATCTTGAGAAGTCCTCCGAGGAGAAGGCGCAGCTGCTGTCGAAGGCCGGCGCCCCGGCGCTCGGCGTCGAGATGCGGGTCAACGAGTCAGGCGAGGTGCTGGCGCGCTCCAACGTCGTACTCGATCGGTACTGGAATAATCCGGACGCGACCGACGAGGCGCTCGAGGGTGGCTGGTTCCACACCGGCGATGGTGGCTCGATCGACGACCACGGCTACGTCACGATCTCAGACCGTAAGAAGGACGTCATCATCACCGGCGGGGAGAACGTCTCCTCGATCGAGGTCGAGGACACGATCTTTACCCACCCGGCCGTCGAGGAGGGCGCGGGCATCGGCGTCCCGGACGAGAAGTGGGGCGAGACGATCAAGGCGCTCGTCGTCATCAAGCCTGGCGCGGAGTGCACCGCCGAGGACATCATCGCGGTCTGCAAGCAACGGCTCGCCGGGTACAAGGCGCCCACCAGCGTGGAGTTCCGCGACGAGATCCCGCGTACGGCGACCGGCAAGATCCAGAAGTTCAAGCTTCGCCAGCCCTACTGGGAGAATCGCGAGCGCCAGGTCAACTAGCCCCCGGAACCTCCCTCCCGCGCGGTACGTCGATCTGAGGCGTCCGCCGCCAGGTCATGCGCACGGGCGATAATGACAACCGGACGCCGACCGCCGATATCCCGCCGTGCGACCTGCCGGCCAGCCCCGAGGAGGATGGGTGACCAACCCGAGCCCGCAGCCCGAGCCCACGACCAACGCCCTCGAGCGCGCGCTGCTTGAGGTGAAGAAGGTGATCGTCGGGCAGGACCGGCTCATCGAGCGGATGCTCGTCGCCCTCCTGGCCAAGGGGCATTTGCTCCTGGAAGGTGTGCCCGGTGTCGCGAAGACGTTGGCGGTGGAGTCGCTTGCACGGTCCGTCGGAGGAACCTTCGCGCGGCTGCAGTTCACCCCCGACCTGGTGCCGGCTGACATCGTCGGCACCCGCATCTACCGCCCCGGCACGGAGGAGTTCCAGACGGAGCTAGGCCCGATCTTCGCCAACTTCGTGCTCACCGACGAGATCAACCGCGCACCGGCCAAGGTGCAGTCGGCGCTGCTGGAGGTGATGGCCGAGAAGCAGGTCTCGATCGGCGGCGTCACCCACGAGGTTCCGCAGCCGTTCCTGGTCATGGCGACTCAGAACCCGATCGAGTCCGAGGGTGTCTACCCGTTGCCCGAGGCGCAGCGCGACCGCTTCCTGATGAAGGTGAACGTGGACTACCCGACCGTCGAGGAAGAGCGCGAGATCATCTACCGGATGGGCAGCGAGCCGCCGGTCGCCGAGTCCGTCCTGAGCATCGAGGAGCTCGCCGCGCTGCAGAAGCAGGCCAGCAAGGTGTTCGTGCACCACGCCCTGGTCGACTACGTCGTCCGCATCGTGTTCGCCACGCGGTCTCCGAAGGATCTCGGCCTCGAGGACGTCGCGAGCTGGATCACCTACGGCGCCAGCCCGCGCGCCAGCCTGGGCATCATCGCGGCCGGCCGCGGACTGGCGCTCGTGCGCGGCCGCGACTACCTGCTCCCGCAGGACGTCCTGGACATCGCAGGCGACGTCCTGCGGCACCGCCTCGTGCTGTCCTACGACGCCCTGGCGGACGCCGTCCCGGCGGACCACGTGGTCAAGCGGATCCTGTCGACGGTGCCGGTGCCGCAGGTGAGTGCCCGTCCCAGCCGCGGGCAGGGTCCCCGCCCGGCCGGCATGCCGCAGATGAACGGCCAACCTGCGCAGCCTGGCCCCGCCGGGCGGCCTGGAGTGCCGTCCGGTCAGCAGTCTGCACCGGCCCCGCTTCAGCCCCCGGCATGAGCCGTCGAGACCAGGCACCACCGAGCCTGAAGGACGACAAGGCCGAGGTCGTGCTTCGCAAGCTTGAGCTGACCGTCAAGCGCAGGCTCGACGGCCTGCTGTTCGGCAACCACCTCGGTCTCGTGCCCGGCCCGGGCAGCGAGCCGGGGGAGTCGCGGCTCTACCACCCGGGGGACGACGTCCGCCGCATGGACTGGTTCGTCACCGCCCGCACCACCACCCCGCACGTCCGCGAGACGGTCGCCGACCGCGAGCTGGAGACCTGGCTGGTCATCGACCTGTCGCCGTCCTTGGACTTCGGCACCGCGCTCTGCGAGAAACGGGACCTGGCGGTGGCGGCTGCCGCCGCGTTCGTCTACCTGACGCAGCACGGCGGCAACCGGATCGGTGCGATCATCACCACCGGAGCGCAGACCGTCCGGATCCCCGCGCTGCCGGGGAAGGCGCATGGCGACTGGATCATTCGCCGGATCATCGCCACCCCGCGGGCGGGGGAGGGCACCCGGGGTGACCTTGGGATCGCCCTGGAGGAGCTGCGTCGGCCCGAGCGCAAGCGTGGTCTCATCGTCGCAATCAGTGACTTCCTCGGCGAGCCAACCTGGGTTCGTCCGATGACGGGTCTGCAGGCCCGCCACGACATCATCGGGGTGGAGGTCCTCGATCCGCGGGAGCTGGAGCTGCCCGACGTCGGGCTGGTGATGCTCACCGATCCGGAGACCGGCCGGCAGATCGAGGTGCAGACCGCCAGCAGGCAGACCCGGCAGCAGTACGCGCAGGAGGCCGCCGCGCAGCGAGAGAGCATCGCCGCGGGATTGCGGCGCTCCGGTGCCGCTCATCTGCGACTGCGCACCGACCGCGACTGGCTGCACGACATCATGCGGTTTGTCGCCCAGCGGCGACGAGGGACCGTCGGAGGAGGAGTGCGATGAAGTTCATGGAGCCCACCTGGCTGCTGGTGCTGATCGGCGTCCTCGCGCTGATCGCGCTCTACCTGGTGCTGCAGCTGCGCCGCAAGCGTTACGCCGCCAAGTTCACGAACGTCTCGCTGCTCGAGAAGGTCGCGCCGCGCCGTCCCGGCTGGCGCCGCCACCTCGCTTTCGCGCTGATGGCTGCCGCCCTCGTCATGTTCACGACCGCGATGGCCAAGCCTGCCACTGAGGTCCAGGTGCCCCGCAATGAGGCAACCGTGTGCATGGCGCTCGACGTCTCGCTGTCGATGGAGGCCACTGACATCAAGCCCGACCGGTTCACCGCGATGAAGGACTCGGCGACCGACTTCGTCGACAAGCTGCCCCAGGGCATCAACGTCGGCGTGGTCGCCTTCGCCGGCGCCGCGTCGATCGTGCAGGCGCCGACCATCGACCGGAACGCAGTGAAGGTGGCGATCGAGGGGCTCGAGCTCGACCAGGCGACCGCGACCGGGGAGGCGATCTTCGCCTGCCTCCAGGCGATCAAGACCTTCCAGGAGGGCATCGCGGACGACGAGGGCAAGGTCCCGGCGGCGCGCATCATCCTGCTCTCGGACGGCTACCGTACCGTTGGCCGCGACGTGGACAGTGCGGTCGAGTCCGCCAAGGACGCGAAGATCCCGGTTTCGACGATCGCCTTCGGCAGCAGTGGTGGGACCATCGAGAACGAGGGGGAGTCCATCCCCGTCCCGGTCGACGTCGAGACGATGCAGCTGATCGCCAAGGAGACCGGTGGTACCTACTTCAACGCCGAATCGGCCACCGAGATCGAGAAGGTCTGGGAGGACATCGGCGAGCAGATCGGCTACACGACGGAGTTCCGGGAGGTGCCGACCCGATTCGTCGGCTACGGGCTCATCCTCGCCTTCGCGAGTGCAGTGGTGAGCCTGCTGTGGAGCAACCGGCTCCTGTAGGCCGACTGAGCGCGACATGCGTGGGCCGGTGGATGGACTACCGCCCGGTAGCGAATAGGTTGGGGCACAGCCCTAGACCCCGAGACTACCGAGGTGTTCCGCTGTGTCCGCTGAATTCGTCGCCCGCTCCGTTCTGGTCACCGGAGGCAACCGCGGCATCGGTCTGGCCATCGCCCAGGCGTACGCCGCCGCCGGTCACAAGGTGGCCGTGACCCACCGAGGATCCGGAGCCCCGGACGGGCTGCTCGGCGTGCAGTGCGATGTCACCGACGACGCCTCCATCGACGCCGCCTTCAAGGAGGTCGAGCAGGCGCACGGCCCGGTCGAGATCCTGGTCAGCAACGCCGGCATCACCGACGACACGCTGCTGCTGCGGATGAAAGAGGACCAGTTCACCGGCGTCCTCGACGCGAACCTCACTGGCGCCTACCGGGTCGCCAAGCGCGCCAGCTCGAAGATGCTGCGCGCGCGCTTCGGGAGACTGATCTTCATCGGGTCGGTCGTCGGGCTCATGGGCAGCCCGGGGCAGGCGAACTACGCGGCCAGCAAGGCCGGGCTGGTCGGGCTCGCCCGGTCGATCGCCCGAGAACTCGGCTCGCGCGGCATCACCGCGAACGTCGTCGCGCCCGGCTTCGTGAGCACCGACATGACCGCCGAGCTGAGCGAGGACCGGCAGAAGGAGATCCTCGGCCAGGTGCCGCTGGGCCGGTACGCCGACGTGAAGGAGATCGCCGACGTCGCCGTCTTTCTCGGCAGCGACGCCGCCGGATACATCACCGGTGCAGTGATACCGGTCGACGGTGGGCTCGGGATGGGCCACTAGGCTCGATAGCCGGCGAACGACGCCCTCGGACGCTTAGGAGAGAACATGCCCGGAATCCTCGAAGGCAAGCGCCTGCTCATCACCGGCGTCCTGACGGAGGCGTCGATCGCCTTCGCGGCCGCCCGGATCGCGCAGGAGGAAGGCGCTGAGATCGTTCTGTCGAACTTCGGTCGCGGACTGTCGCTGACCCGGCGGATCGCCAAGCGGCTGCCGCAGGAGCCGCCGGTCGTCGAGCTCGACGTCACGGACGACGAGCAGCTCGCCACCCTGGCCAGACGGGTCGGCGAGCACGTCGACCAGCTGGACGGCGTCCTGCACGCGATCGGGTTTGCACCGCAAGAGGCGCTGGGCGACGACTTCGCGCAGACGTCGTGGGAGCACGTGCAGACCGCCTTTCACGTCTCGACGTGGTCGTTCGCAGCACTCACCCACGCCTGTCTGCCGCTGTTCGGGGAGAGGGCCAGCGTCGTTGGGCTCGACTTCGACAACTCCACGACGGCCTGGCCGGTATACGGCTGGATGGGCGTGGCCAAGGCCGGCTTGGAGAGCACGTCGCGCTACCTGGCACGTGAGCTCGGATCCCGTGGGGTGCGGGTGAACCTGGTGGCCGCAGGACCGCTGCGCAGCATGGCGATGAAGTCGATCCCGGGCTCGGTCGCCTTCGAGGATGCCTGGGAGAAGCGCGCTCCGCTGGGATGGAGCGTCACCGACACCGAGCCCTCGGGACGCGCCTGCGTGGCGCTGTTGTCGGACTGGTTCCCGGCGACGACAGGCGAGCTGATCCACGTGGACGGCGGCTATCACGCCGTGGGTGCCTGATGAGCGCTGAGCGAGAGATCGACGCGGTTGTCGTCGCCTCCTTCGGGGGGCCTGAGGGACCCGACGAGGTGGTGCCCTTCCTGCGCCGAGTCACGGCGGGCAGGGACATCCCCGATGAACGGTTGAAGGTGGTGGGGGAGCACTACTTCCACTTCGGCGGCGTCTCGCCGATCAACGAGATCAACCGTGGCATCCGCGCCCGGTTGCAAGCCGAGCTCGATGCGCGTGGTCTGGGTCTGCCGGTGTACTGGGGCAACCGCAACGCGGCGCCGTTCCTTGGCGACACCGCCCAGGAGATGGCTGAGGCCGGCGTACGCCGCGGCCTGGTGCTCGCGACCAGCGCCTATGGCGGTGCGTCGGCGTGCCGCCAGTACCACGCTGATATCGCCACCGCCGTCGCGGCTGCCGGTGGCCGGATCCAGCTCGAGAAACTGCCGCAGACCTACCACACCGAGGCCTTCGCGCAGATGAACGCCGACGCCGTACGTCGCGCGCTCGAGGAGCTGGGCCGGGACGGCTTCGACGAGCGCACCCGGTTGGTATTGACCGCCCACTCGGTCCCCACGAAGGCCAATGCGGACAGCGGTCCGCGCGGCGGTCTCTATCGGGAGCAGGTCGAGACCGTGGCTGCCGAGGTCGCCCGACGCGTCGGCGCGGACCGGTACGACGTCGCCTGGCAGAGCCGGTCGGGCGCGCCGCATGTTCCGTGGTTGGAGCCTGACATCTGCGACCATCTCGCCACCCTGCCGGACCAAGGGGTG
It includes:
- the acnA gene encoding aconitate hydratase AcnA, whose protein sequence is MRNPSKNSFDARTTLSVGGTDYEIFDITKVDGSAKLPFSLKVLLENLLRTEDGANVTAAQIEALGKWEAKAEPATEIQFTPSRVIMQDFTGVPCIVDLATMREAMTQLGGDAAKINPLAPAELVIDHSVIADVFGRADAFERNVDIEYERNKERYQFLRWGQTAFDEFKVVPPGTGIVHQVNIEHLARVVFARGGQAYPDTVVGTDSHTTMVNGLGVLGWGVGGIEAEAAMLGQPVSMLIPRVVGFKLSGELPDGATATDLVLTITEMLREHGVVGKFVEFYGDGVGAVPLANRATIGNMSPEFGSTAAIFPIDEETTRYLAFTGRSDEHVALVEAYAKAQGLWHDPSNEPEFSEYLELDLGSVVPSIAGPKRPQDRIALSDAKTAFREALPAYVENRENPTKQADGNGSFPASDPPSTEREPVAPPVEDGDPNHRPSKKVPVTLEDGTSFELDHGAVAIASITSCTNTSNPSVMIGAALLAKNAVDRGLNRKPWVKTTLAPGSQVVMDYYDRAGLTPYLEKAGFYLVGYGCTTCIGNSGPLPDKISAAVNEEDLSVVSVLSGNRNFEGRINPDVKMNYLASPPLVIAYALAGTMDIDLQNDPLGEDTDGNPVYLRDIWPAPAEVQKVIDEAVSSEMFTKGYADVFAGDERWKSLETPSGDLFEWDEDSTYVRRPPYFEDMPAEPAPVEDISGARVLAKLGDSVTTDHISPAGAIKADSPAGKYLQEHGVKRLDFNSYGSRRGNHEVMIRGTFANIRLRNLLLDGVQGGFTRNWLADGEQTTIYDASVAYQDAGIPLVVLAGKEYGSGSSRDWAAKGTALLGVKAVIAESYERIHRSNLIGMGVIPLQFSDGENADSLGLTGEETLDIVGLEKLNDGQTPRTVTVKVSGVGEPREFEAIVRIDTPGEADYYRNGGIMQYVLRSLLRK
- a CDS encoding sulfite exporter TauE/SafE family protein; the protein is MSTWALVVSCGLLVGIGAVVQGVIGLGMALIASPVIALLDQSLVPGMLIITSIALPVLTLIREHDDIDWKGLAWAFPWRFAGTALGTWLVVVATPDVLGLMVGVFVISAVVLSVIRWKPRPSPAALSIGALVSGVGGTATSIGGPPMALVYQNQRPSMLRCTMAVYFLIGSIVSLSALAFAGELSGHQVRIGLAVLPFVTVGFIGSLWVRNRVDPERIRTGVLAVSALASIVLILRALL
- a CDS encoding ABC transporter ATP-binding protein, producing the protein MYPMGGGAWSTMRSFRGRDQAAARSRLTPGTLRRIAGFARPFRAELIWFLLLTIFAAVIAVVTPLLAGDVVNEITGTGDERRTTIIWLAVIIAGLAILDAVLSLSSRYYSARIGEGLIYHMRSLVFAHVQRMSIAFFTRAQTGALVTRLNNDINGAQQAFTSTLAGVVSNVIGLVLTVGVMLTLSWQVTLLSLVLLPVFIIPARKVGNRLAEMTRESFALNASMNTTMTERFNVAGALLVNLFGRPADEQTYFQARAGRVRDIGVTTAMYSRAFLVALTLVAALAQALTYGVGGVLAVDGHLDAGAVVSLALLLTRLYGPLTALSNVRVDVMSALVSFERVFEVLDLEPAITDKTDAKQLPPGAARVELDDVRFSYPAAQDVSLASLEDVALPEKSASQPVLHGVSFTAEPGQMVALVGPSGAGKTTITQLVPRIYDVTAGAVRVGGTDVRDLRLQSLRDQIGVVSQDAHLFHDSIRANLAYARPDATERQMVDALTAAQIWPLVSSLPEGLDTVVGDRGYRLSGGEKQRLAIARVLLKAPAIVVLDEATAHLDSESEAAVQRALAAALVGRTSIVIAHRLSTIRQADQIVVLERGRVVQRGTHDELLAQGGLYAELYRTQFALS
- a CDS encoding AMP-binding protein, with translation MRVPLTLQHFIDRAETVFHDRPAIIDEPDQPADPLDITYGEMARRARAIKAGLDELGIAPGERVGIVSHNAGRMFELFYSVPTSGRIYVPINFRLRPDEVQFIVEHSGCKVLLMDEELAPSLRSVYAKHKIVIGKESDEALLRFDKEHRPWEADEDAPAVINYTSGTTSNPKGVVQTHRSLWVNATTFAMHMGVTDRDVYLHTLPLFHCNGWGMGFSTTAFGVPQVMIRKIDGKEILNRVQQHGLTLACGAPAVWNMVLDAAAEWDGEVPGKDQMRLVVAGAAPPTRTIQRIMDDLGWEFNQIYGLTETSPLLTINRVRKEDLEKSSEEKAQLLSKAGAPALGVEMRVNESGEVLARSNVVLDRYWNNPDATDEALEGGWFHTGDGGSIDDHGYVTISDRKKDVIITGGENVSSIEVEDTIFTHPAVEEGAGIGVPDEKWGETIKALVVIKPGAECTAEDIIAVCKQRLAGYKAPTSVEFRDEIPRTATGKIQKFKLRQPYWENRERQVN